One Gimesia aquarii DNA segment encodes these proteins:
- a CDS encoding protein-disulfide reductase DsbD family protein has product MKSPRHLTAIITVFAALVCSSIGLMAQKPSLPDLFGQKNASAGNPAPKAEVSVSLTPQDAKAGDTVTLSVAMMIPEGSYTYSTSPTFGGATKFVIEESKGLTSVDKHFNADHPPKKVFEPLFGKEIEKYSKHVIWSRRFKVNQDVKDPTKVQIKGQMIYQVCDSKNCVPSQYSFTATLSGKKESAPLTQTVVPERRSVPDPVELTFALAPSKTSPEKLVQLTITMTLDQEFHTFALDQDKKNAGLPTHIEIFKLEGLKPVSKQFAVSPEPKVETHDAYTQRTHYDKVVWTREFERIPGDKEYGVEGKLTYQICNKGSCRRPLPVEFQLGNLTNAKPVVMSSIEELKGSDDDDDALIVSSSDASNRSLALNLFFAFLGGLILNVMPCVLPVVAIKVMSFVQQAGESRMRIFLLNIFYSLGVVTVFLALASLAVFAGLGWGGLFQSPKFNIVMACIVYAMGLSMLGVFEIPVPGMVGSAAGGQQREGLTGAFLTGILATLLATPCSGPFLGPVLAWSVKQTPNITYLVWLVMGLGMASPYLIFSIFPKAINYLPKPGMWMVRFKEFSGIVLMGAVIFIISFLDESLTVPVLIMLLGITTGLWMIGSLYSHNSSTQQKMTVRVAALLLTAGICFFGYDMSQKSTNQLPWVPFNATELNQLREENKTVLIDFSADWCLTCKTNEKYALNTEETLELIKKHNIVPMYADYTDYSPTIKEWLDKFDSVSIPLTVIFPANRPNQPIIIRDLYTQSTLLEALQEAVNDPPKKKATKQAMISTESPE; this is encoded by the coding sequence TTGAAATCTCCCCGCCATCTTACCGCTATTATAACAGTCTTTGCTGCCCTGGTCTGCTCCTCAATCGGCTTAATGGCACAAAAACCATCGCTTCCCGATCTATTCGGACAGAAAAACGCCTCTGCGGGAAATCCTGCCCCTAAAGCAGAGGTGAGTGTCAGCCTCACGCCTCAAGACGCCAAAGCCGGGGATACCGTCACGCTTTCAGTGGCGATGATGATCCCTGAGGGATCTTATACATACTCAACAAGTCCCACCTTCGGCGGTGCAACCAAATTCGTGATTGAAGAGTCCAAAGGTTTGACCTCCGTCGATAAACATTTCAATGCGGATCATCCGCCGAAGAAAGTCTTTGAACCGCTGTTTGGTAAGGAAATCGAAAAATATTCAAAACATGTGATTTGGAGTCGCCGCTTCAAAGTCAATCAAGATGTGAAAGATCCCACAAAAGTCCAGATCAAAGGACAAATGATCTATCAGGTTTGTGATTCAAAAAACTGTGTACCTTCGCAGTACTCTTTTACAGCCACTTTGTCTGGCAAGAAAGAAAGTGCGCCGCTCACACAAACGGTCGTCCCCGAACGCCGTTCAGTACCCGATCCGGTGGAATTGACGTTTGCCTTAGCCCCCTCGAAAACCAGTCCTGAAAAGTTGGTACAACTTACCATTACGATGACTTTGGATCAGGAGTTTCATACATTTGCTTTAGATCAAGACAAGAAGAATGCAGGTTTACCCACTCATATTGAAATTTTCAAGCTGGAAGGTTTGAAACCGGTTTCCAAACAGTTTGCTGTTTCACCGGAACCGAAAGTGGAAACACATGACGCTTACACCCAGAGAACACACTACGACAAAGTTGTCTGGACGCGCGAGTTTGAACGCATCCCCGGGGATAAAGAATATGGCGTCGAAGGCAAACTGACTTATCAGATCTGTAACAAAGGGAGTTGTCGACGACCACTGCCTGTCGAATTCCAATTAGGAAATCTGACCAATGCAAAACCGGTGGTCATGTCTTCGATCGAAGAGCTAAAGGGATCGGATGACGATGATGATGCCCTGATTGTTTCTTCAAGCGATGCCAGTAACCGTTCCCTGGCCTTAAACCTCTTTTTTGCATTTTTAGGCGGACTGATTCTAAATGTCATGCCGTGTGTGCTCCCCGTGGTTGCCATCAAGGTCATGAGCTTTGTGCAACAGGCAGGTGAAAGTCGCATGCGGATCTTTTTGTTGAATATTTTCTATTCTCTGGGTGTTGTCACTGTCTTTCTTGCTCTGGCTTCGCTGGCTGTTTTTGCCGGATTGGGCTGGGGTGGTTTGTTTCAAAGTCCCAAATTCAACATTGTGATGGCCTGTATCGTTTACGCCATGGGTTTGAGTATGTTGGGCGTATTTGAAATTCCCGTACCAGGTATGGTTGGTTCTGCTGCCGGCGGTCAACAGCGAGAAGGATTGACAGGGGCCTTTCTGACTGGAATCCTGGCAACACTGCTGGCAACCCCCTGTAGTGGTCCCTTCCTGGGTCCCGTTCTTGCCTGGTCTGTGAAGCAAACTCCCAACATTACCTATCTGGTCTGGCTCGTGATGGGCCTGGGAATGGCCTCTCCTTATCTGATCTTTAGTATTTTTCCCAAAGCGATCAACTATCTTCCCAAACCCGGGATGTGGATGGTGCGTTTCAAGGAATTCTCCGGGATCGTACTCATGGGAGCAGTCATCTTTATTATCTCATTTTTAGATGAATCATTGACAGTTCCGGTTCTCATCATGTTGTTGGGAATTACCACCGGTCTGTGGATGATCGGCAGCCTTTACTCTCATAATTCTTCGACTCAGCAGAAAATGACCGTCCGCGTTGCAGCGCTACTGTTAACGGCTGGTATTTGTTTCTTTGGTTACGATATGAGCCAGAAATCAACGAACCAACTGCCATGGGTTCCCTTCAATGCGACAGAACTGAATCAATTGCGAGAAGAAAACAAAACGGTGCTGATCGACTTTTCCGCTGATTGGTGTCTGACTTGCAAAACAAATGAAAAGTACGCCTTAAATACCGAGGAAACTCTAGAGCTGATCAAAAAACATAACATTGTTCCCATGTATGCCGATTACACAGACTACTCACCAACGATCAAAGAATGGCTGGACAAATTTGACAGTGTCAGTATTCCACTGACGGTTATCTTTCCCGCAAATCGGCCTAACCAGCCCATTATCATTCGTGACCTGTATACGCAATCAACCTTGCTTGAAGCGCTTCAAGAGGCTGTTAATGATCCGCCTAAGAAAAAAGCAACCAAGCAGGCCATGATCTCAACGGAGTCACCCGAGTAA
- a CDS encoding transposase, which yields MDHLNTHCGAPLVQIVVQRLGIGPGSLGKVKRRDILKTMTSRRQFLSDPAHRIRFVSLPKHSSWLNQIEIVFASINRHMMCRGNNAPC from the coding sequence GTGGATCACTTAAACACACACTGTGGAGCTCCGCTGGTACAAATAGTAGTACAACGTTTAGGAATTGGTCCGGGAAGCTTAGGGAAAGTCAAAAGGCGCGACATCTTGAAAACAATGACCAGCCGCCGTCAGTTTCTGTCTGATCCTGCGCATCGGATCCGCTTCGTTTCTCTGCCCAAGCACAGTTCCTGGCTGAATCAGATCGAAATTGTGTTTGCCAGCATCAATCGTCACATGATGTGTCGTGGCAACAATGCGCCTTGCTGA
- a CDS encoding DUF6263 family protein: MQGKRFISWMLGIVILAGTGWSFWSKKQQEKANQTQSKPAESTVAAKPVAPQVKAQHASLSEEKVEVLELNLTVNQRFPMIKTVEQTLSQASSSGITHSKSKLELILALTVEEIRDDGRKRFKVLYTGVKYSHDIAGERVHYDSNRPSGPVPPDVQAYQRLVKNGFSFWIGPDNKIVELVGFDDFLKRCLQNTPPEQRETVLAKISESSGDDGIANFIDDSIGLLPYNIDEHHKGGAIRVGETWTKIRRLTQPIPMVLKTEYTLREFDEKTAIINVAGDIAASKISSPLNQNGKNVQLYIRGGKSFGSCLIDRKTGLPLKSQIERFLETTVKLANGREFEQQKQIVTTIRAFPHQESRPLGPAAN, translated from the coding sequence ATGCAGGGCAAGCGTTTTATCAGTTGGATGCTGGGAATTGTCATTCTTGCGGGAACGGGCTGGTCGTTCTGGAGCAAGAAACAGCAGGAAAAAGCAAATCAAACCCAGAGCAAGCCTGCTGAGTCGACCGTGGCAGCAAAGCCGGTGGCCCCACAGGTGAAAGCACAGCATGCGTCATTGAGTGAAGAAAAAGTCGAAGTCCTGGAACTCAATCTGACCGTCAACCAGCGGTTTCCGATGATCAAAACTGTTGAGCAGACGCTTTCACAGGCTTCCAGTTCAGGAATTACTCACAGCAAATCCAAACTGGAATTGATTCTGGCACTCACAGTGGAAGAGATTAGGGACGATGGCCGCAAGCGGTTTAAAGTGCTTTACACTGGCGTGAAATATTCGCATGACATTGCCGGAGAGCGTGTGCACTATGATTCGAACCGTCCCAGTGGTCCTGTGCCTCCAGACGTGCAAGCTTACCAGAGGTTGGTAAAAAATGGATTCTCTTTCTGGATTGGTCCCGATAACAAGATTGTCGAACTCGTGGGCTTTGATGATTTCCTCAAACGTTGTCTACAGAATACGCCTCCCGAACAGCGGGAAACGGTACTCGCCAAGATCTCTGAGTCTTCGGGCGATGATGGCATTGCGAATTTCATTGACGACAGTATTGGATTGCTGCCTTATAACATTGATGAACATCACAAAGGGGGCGCGATTCGCGTGGGTGAAACCTGGACTAAAATTCGACGGCTCACACAACCTATTCCGATGGTTCTGAAGACCGAATACACGCTCCGCGAGTTCGACGAGAAGACGGCCATCATCAATGTGGCCGGCGATATTGCCGCCTCAAAAATCAGTAGCCCACTGAATCAAAACGGCAAAAACGTCCAGCTTTATATTCGGGGTGGAAAATCGTTTGGGTCCTGTCTGATTGATCGCAAAACAGGACTGCCGCTCAAATCACAAATCGAGCGCTTTCTGGAAACCACCGTCAAACTGGCCAACGGCCGCGAATTCGAACAACAGAAACAGATCGTGACCACGATTCGCGCGTTTCCACATCAGGAATCACGACCACTGGGACCGGCTGCGAATTGA
- a CDS encoding sulfatase-like hydrolase/transferase, with protein MRASIPAFLLFSSLFFLQQHVSADQKPKSKTTRPNIVFLLSDDQRPDTIAALGNSVIKTPHLDQLVKQGTSFTRAVCANPICTPSRAEILSGVSGFHNGSLDFGKPIKPELPTWSQTMHNAGYNSWYVGKWHNDGKPVIRGYDETLGLFTGGGGRWAVPSFDGNGVLVTGYRGWIFQDDKRNFFPEKGVGLTSNISEHFADAAIEFIERKHTKPFFLHVCFTAPHDPLLMPIGYENYYDADKMPVPANFRSEHPFEHGNQYGRDEVLLPFPRTKKIVKNDLSLYYSVISHLDAQVGRVVDALKKTGQWDNTILIFSSDHGLAMGSHGLRGKQSMYEHTIGVPLIMVGPGIPADQRKAAQCYLRDLYPTSCDLAGVAIPSSVEGKSLKPVITGEKAAIYNEVYGYFRNYQRMIRTDRWKLIVYPHLKRVQLFDLKQDPLELHDLSQDATHTKTLSKLQQRLNAWQKQQNDPSLASAKSS; from the coding sequence ATGAGAGCGAGCATTCCTGCTTTTTTACTGTTTTCCAGCCTGTTTTTCCTTCAACAACACGTCTCGGCAGATCAGAAACCGAAATCGAAAACAACCCGTCCCAATATTGTGTTCCTCCTGAGTGATGACCAGCGGCCCGATACCATTGCCGCATTAGGAAACTCCGTAATCAAAACGCCCCACCTCGATCAACTGGTCAAACAGGGCACCAGTTTTACACGGGCCGTGTGCGCCAACCCGATCTGTACACCCAGCCGGGCGGAAATCCTGTCGGGTGTCAGCGGATTTCACAACGGCTCGCTGGATTTCGGTAAACCGATTAAGCCAGAGTTACCCACCTGGTCGCAAACCATGCATAACGCCGGTTATAACTCCTGGTATGTAGGGAAGTGGCATAACGACGGTAAACCAGTCATTCGTGGCTATGATGAAACATTAGGGCTGTTTACCGGTGGCGGTGGACGCTGGGCGGTCCCTTCCTTTGATGGCAACGGGGTCTTAGTCACCGGTTATCGAGGCTGGATTTTTCAGGATGACAAACGAAACTTTTTTCCGGAAAAAGGTGTGGGACTGACCTCCAACATCAGCGAACATTTCGCGGATGCGGCCATCGAATTTATCGAACGCAAGCATACGAAACCCTTTTTCCTCCACGTTTGCTTCACCGCCCCGCACGACCCGCTCTTGATGCCCATCGGATACGAAAACTATTATGATGCGGACAAAATGCCGGTCCCCGCGAATTTTCGCAGCGAACATCCGTTCGAGCATGGCAATCAATACGGGCGTGATGAAGTCTTACTTCCCTTTCCTCGTACGAAGAAGATCGTGAAAAATGACCTCTCGCTGTATTATTCTGTTATTTCGCATTTGGATGCACAGGTAGGCCGTGTTGTGGATGCATTGAAAAAAACAGGTCAGTGGGACAATACGATTCTCATTTTCTCCAGCGACCATGGTCTGGCAATGGGCAGTCACGGTTTGCGTGGAAAACAAAGTATGTATGAACACACAATCGGCGTACCATTGATTATGGTCGGGCCGGGCATTCCCGCTGATCAACGTAAAGCGGCCCAATGTTATCTGCGCGACCTGTATCCCACGAGCTGTGATTTAGCAGGCGTCGCCATTCCGTCCAGTGTTGAAGGCAAGAGCTTGAAACCGGTCATCACAGGTGAGAAAGCAGCCATCTATAATGAAGTTTACGGCTACTTCCGCAATTACCAGCGCATGATTCGCACGGACCGTTGGAAGTTAATCGTCTATCCTCATCTAAAACGCGTACAATTATTTGACCTGAAACAGGATCCGCTGGAATTACATGACCTCTCTCAAGACGCAACGCACACAAAAACCCTTTCGAAATTACAGCAGAGATTGAACGCCTGGCAAAAACAACAGAATGATCCCTCTCTGGCATCGGCAAAATCGTCCTGA
- a CDS encoding DUF817 domain-containing protein — protein sequence MCLLPIFIMIAKACQFHYNFTSLKQLTQTKTDHEVPLLKTFLWEFWLFGIKQASACIFGGFLLALMIITRFWYPIDFLYRYDFLFLAAVTFQIFLLITRLESPKEAVVILIFHIVATVMELFKTSEGIRSWQYPEPFVIGIGNVPLFAGFMYSAVGSYIARVWRIFDFRYSSYPPLWSTIVLVILIYANFFTHHYVVDIRWLLILASLLMFGKVMIYFKMDTVHRHMPLIVGWLLVALFIWFAENLATFSNVWIYPTQKLQWQMVSPSKLTAWYLLMMLSFVLVSLVNRPTIIKEKSELTHDASSTEQIN from the coding sequence ATGTGTCTGCTCCCTATTTTTATTATGATAGCGAAAGCTTGTCAGTTCCATTACAATTTCACCTCGCTAAAACAACTCACTCAGACGAAAACCGATCACGAGGTTCCTCTCCTGAAAACATTTTTGTGGGAATTCTGGCTGTTTGGAATAAAGCAGGCTTCGGCCTGTATCTTTGGTGGTTTCCTGCTGGCACTCATGATCATTACCCGCTTCTGGTATCCCATCGATTTCCTGTATCGATATGATTTTCTCTTTCTGGCTGCCGTTACGTTTCAAATCTTCCTGTTAATCACACGTCTGGAATCACCAAAGGAAGCCGTTGTGATTCTCATCTTTCATATCGTCGCCACGGTGATGGAACTGTTTAAAACTTCAGAGGGAATTCGCTCCTGGCAGTACCCGGAACCATTCGTGATTGGCATCGGGAATGTGCCACTCTTCGCCGGATTTATGTATAGCGCGGTGGGAAGTTATATTGCCCGCGTCTGGCGCATTTTTGACTTTCGTTATTCCAGTTACCCGCCGCTTTGGAGCACAATAGTACTGGTCATATTAATTTATGCCAACTTTTTTACGCACCACTATGTCGTTGATATTCGCTGGTTGCTGATTCTGGCCAGCCTGCTGATGTTCGGCAAAGTCATGATCTACTTTAAAATGGACACCGTACATCGCCACATGCCGCTCATCGTTGGCTGGCTCTTAGTAGCGCTGTTTATCTGGTTTGCAGAAAATCTGGCCACGTTTTCCAATGTCTGGATTTATCCCACACAGAAACTTCAGTGGCAAATGGTCTCGCCCTCGAAGTTAACCGCCTGGTATCTATTAATGATGCTCAGCTTTGTGCTGGTCTCCCTCGTCAATCGGCCTACGATCATCAAAGAGAAAAGTGAGTTGACACACGATGCATCGTCAACAGAACAGATCAACTAA
- a CDS encoding carboxypeptidase-like regulatory domain-containing protein, which produces MNCLYRFTKFGMILLGLTLCVGCGGQKDKDLPATISVKGVVTYQGKPVPDAMIMLYPVQGRKPASGKADASGNFTMTTFEKDDGVIPGEHKVTVTAYESTSEGVSMKSAIPEKYTYQNSSPLTVTVSESENELKLELVD; this is translated from the coding sequence ATGAATTGCCTTTACCGTTTCACAAAATTTGGAATGATCCTGCTTGGTCTCACTTTGTGTGTGGGCTGTGGCGGTCAAAAAGATAAAGATTTGCCGGCCACAATTTCCGTCAAGGGAGTGGTGACGTATCAGGGGAAGCCGGTGCCCGATGCGATGATTATGCTCTACCCGGTGCAGGGACGGAAACCGGCCTCTGGTAAAGCAGATGCCTCGGGGAATTTTACCATGACTACGTTCGAGAAGGATGATGGTGTCATCCCGGGAGAGCACAAAGTCACTGTGACCGCTTATGAATCGACATCAGAAGGAGTCTCTATGAAAAGTGCGATTCCTGAGAAATATACGTATCAGAATAGTTCGCCTTTAACGGTGACGGTTTCCGAGTCGGAGAACGAGCTCAAATTAGAACTGGTCGATTAG
- a CDS encoding DUF1559 domain-containing protein, producing the protein MKSDISKNRGFTLIELLVVIAIIAILIALLLPAVQQARESARRSQCKNNLKQMGLGMHNYHDAHNVFAISHGDTGNSFGWRAMILPYVDQAPLYNQINFSGNIIDPGNLDVAQTPMSLYRCPSDPTLPRVSGGLHVWPNWCFPASCTTASRNNIAVTTYKGVDGRGYDQTLAASPMPHGMFDRRMGLITSAGGRLVSPNRTIRMRDVVDGTSNVLFVGENSPGFHAWSSWAAWHSPMTTAFPINHPWTVWNSAQARISSGAHGWIPGFASSSYHEGGAHFMMVDGSVHFLSENMDFLTYQQLGNPQDGLPLGGLPN; encoded by the coding sequence ATGAAAAGTGACATCTCAAAAAATCGTGGATTCACACTCATTGAACTGCTGGTGGTCATTGCCATTATTGCGATCCTGATTGCGTTGTTACTGCCTGCGGTGCAACAGGCGAGAGAGTCCGCGCGACGCAGTCAATGTAAAAACAACCTCAAACAGATGGGGTTGGGCATGCATAATTACCACGATGCGCACAACGTATTCGCCATCAGCCATGGTGATACTGGGAATTCGTTTGGATGGCGGGCGATGATTCTTCCCTATGTCGATCAGGCACCGCTTTATAATCAAATCAACTTCAGCGGTAATATTATCGATCCTGGGAATCTGGATGTTGCGCAAACCCCGATGTCCCTTTATCGTTGTCCCAGCGATCCGACACTACCTCGTGTGAGCGGCGGCTTGCATGTCTGGCCGAACTGGTGTTTCCCGGCTTCTTGTACCACCGCTTCGCGGAATAATATCGCGGTCACAACTTATAAAGGTGTCGATGGCAGAGGCTATGACCAGACTTTAGCGGCATCTCCGATGCCTCATGGTATGTTTGACCGACGCATGGGACTCATTACAAGTGCAGGCGGGAGACTTGTGAGTCCCAACCGCACGATCCGAATGCGCGATGTCGTGGATGGGACTTCGAATGTGCTGTTTGTGGGCGAAAATTCTCCCGGTTTTCATGCCTGGTCTTCCTGGGCCGCCTGGCATTCTCCCATGACGACGGCATTTCCCATCAACCATCCCTGGACCGTCTGGAATAGTGCCCAAGCTCGGATTAGTTCGGGCGCTCATGGCTGGATCCCTGGTTTTGCCTCTTCCAGTTACCACGAAGGGGGGGCGCACTTCATGATGGTCGATGGTAGCGTGCATTTCTTGAGCGAGAACATGGACTTCTTAACGTATCAGCAATTGGGGAATCCTCAAGATGGGTTACCTCTGGGCGGACTTCCCAATTAG
- a CDS encoding GntR family transcriptional regulator, which yields MIPKQKDLSNWDDPTLLFKNETFDAASFAANESTDSTQAKYERIQEYLKTQIREGQLPPGTALPSEQQLANLFESARSTVRQAMGMLEREGLVSRVQGKGTFVHENARQRLASGLDILALVIPEVLSGFYPSLQHSFEESARHSQNQMMVCCTRNNIDKQGNAILQLIDNQVGGVAIVPASTPPTPAYQIRQLQKAGIPVVFCHRPVEGIIAPLLGLPYKEIGRLAGESLVKLGHRRFAFFAPHCTQTTDMYLDGFQKSLAEECCELPEDHCYFGEDGVIDMQKLDADIMDTLKRLMESKDRPTAIFTTFDSMAERIYLHLNKMGIRMPEEISLIGVGDKIRHSVLQQHIASVTIDETQLGHRAAELLNKMRSGEIPIESSESYIIPAEVYHGTTLGALNEVEMT from the coding sequence ATGATACCAAAACAAAAAGACCTTTCTAATTGGGATGATCCGACTTTGTTATTCAAAAACGAAACGTTTGATGCTGCCTCGTTTGCTGCGAATGAAAGCACTGATTCCACCCAGGCAAAATACGAGCGCATTCAGGAATATCTCAAAACACAGATCAGAGAAGGGCAACTTCCGCCGGGAACAGCGCTTCCCTCTGAACAACAGTTAGCAAATTTGTTTGAAAGTGCACGCAGTACTGTCAGACAGGCGATGGGAATGTTAGAGCGTGAAGGACTCGTCAGTCGAGTTCAGGGAAAAGGGACTTTCGTGCATGAAAATGCGCGACAAAGACTGGCATCCGGGCTCGACATTTTGGCATTGGTGATTCCCGAAGTGTTATCCGGATTTTATCCTTCCCTGCAACACAGCTTTGAGGAATCAGCCAGACACTCCCAAAACCAGATGATGGTTTGCTGCACGCGCAACAATATTGACAAACAAGGCAACGCCATTCTGCAGTTGATCGATAATCAGGTGGGAGGCGTGGCCATTGTGCCTGCCAGTACGCCTCCGACTCCAGCGTATCAAATTCGTCAGTTACAGAAAGCAGGCATTCCGGTTGTCTTTTGCCATCGTCCCGTTGAGGGGATCATCGCTCCTTTATTGGGGCTCCCTTATAAAGAGATTGGCAGGCTGGCGGGTGAATCGCTGGTGAAGCTGGGGCATCGTCGTTTTGCCTTTTTTGCACCGCACTGTACTCAGACGACAGATATGTATCTGGATGGTTTTCAGAAGTCATTAGCCGAAGAGTGCTGCGAATTACCAGAAGACCATTGCTATTTTGGTGAAGACGGCGTGATCGATATGCAGAAACTCGATGCCGATATTATGGACACATTAAAACGTTTGATGGAAAGTAAAGACCGACCGACTGCCATCTTTACGACCTTTGATTCGATGGCGGAGCGAATCTATTTGCATTTGAACAAAATGGGAATCCGCATGCCCGAAGAGATTTCGTTGATTGGAGTCGGCGACAAAATTCGTCATAGCGTGCTCCAGCAACACATCGCTTCGGTCACAATCGATGAAACACAACTGGGCCATCGCGCGGCTGAGCTACTTAACAAGATGCGTAGTGGAGAAATCCCGATCGAATCTTCTGAATCATATATTATTCCTGCAGAAGTTTATCATGGCACCACACTTGGTGCGCTGAATGAAGTTGAGATGACATAA
- a CDS encoding glycine cleavage system protein H, whose product MPDDLVFMMGNFEARIPQDRVYSKSHLWFMPEQDHWRVGFTAYSVRLLQDVYFLDWAIDPFTRVQEKQKIGEIESSKALSDLYAPSEGRILEFNEEMLNDPSAINQADNYDKGWLFEMESKAQWLTPSEYMQVLDDGWEQTQRMIKGQLN is encoded by the coding sequence ATGCCTGACGATCTTGTCTTTATGATGGGGAATTTCGAAGCCCGAATTCCTCAGGACCGTGTTTATAGTAAATCACACCTGTGGTTCATGCCTGAGCAAGATCATTGGCGGGTAGGTTTTACTGCCTATTCGGTTCGATTATTACAGGATGTCTATTTTCTGGACTGGGCTATAGACCCATTTACCCGTGTTCAGGAAAAACAGAAGATTGGAGAGATTGAAAGTTCAAAAGCATTATCCGATCTGTATGCCCCCTCAGAGGGCCGGATTCTGGAATTTAATGAGGAAATGTTAAACGATCCCTCCGCCATCAATCAGGCGGATAACTACGATAAAGGTTGGTTATTTGAGATGGAGTCGAAGGCACAGTGGTTGACCCCATCCGAGTACATGCAAGTATTAGATGACGGCTGGGAGCAGACCCAACGGATGATTAAAGGACAGCTCAACTAA